The region ATATCCTGAAGGAAAAATTTTCCCATGGCCAAATAAGTGAAGATGAGTTTCGACGTATGCGGGAAGTTCTATTAAACGGATAAATTTAAATTATATGCTTAGCATTTAAGGCTGCTTTCCAGTATGGAGAGTAGCCTTTTATTTTTTTTAAATTAAAATTGCCTACTATTTTAAATAGGTCAGTTTTTAAACAAAACATTTTTAATTACTTATGTTTAGGAGTAAAATTGATTGAAAATGATAACTGCTTTTATGACTTAAAATATAGTTAGATTGCAAGTCCTTTAACCCCTTAATCCTCCAAAACCTTAACAGCCTTCCTAAGTCCGTCAGGGGCGAGGTGTGCATAGCGTTGAGTCATTTTGAAATTACTATGTCCCATAAGCTCTTTTACAGTGTACAAGTCAGTTCCTAGTTGGACATGCCACGATGCAAATGTATGGCGTAGATTATGAAAGCACATTTTTTGTCTTGAGTCGTCTATGCCCTCGTTGAACATCTCCGCAACGATCCTGCCATATGTTTTAGAAACTCGTGCAAGTTTGCCTCCATCAACTGTATTGAATAGCCTCTCTGAATTTGAATGGGGCTCTAAAGCTCTTCGTTCTAGCATTTCGCGTACAGGCTTAATGAAAAAAGCCTTCCTGTTTACTAGGGTCTTTGGATCTCGGATATAAATATCTTCATTCTCGAAATCGATGTCCTGCCATGTAAGGGATGCGATCTCTCCGAATCGCAAACCGCAGTATAAAGCTAGAATAGCCATGTCATGTGTTTCGGGGGATCTTTCTCTCAGTTCTTTGAAAAGTCTGGATGCTTCATCTTTTGTCAAGAAGCGGGTGCGCCGATTGTCTTTTTTAGGGAGTTTGACCTTTTTAGTGGGGGAATCTCCAGTAACAAGTCCATCGCGTTTTGCCAGATTCCAAACTTGCGATATAACAGCTAATGCATAGTGGACAGAAGCTACGCTTTTCTTCTTCGCAAACATAGTGGATGACACTTTTTCTATGTCTCGTGCTTCAAGTTTGATGAGTTGAGTCTTACCGATTTTTGGGGATACCCATTTTTTATATAGAGCCGATTCTGCCCCGAGGGACCCGACAGCTTTGTGGCTTTGTGCTGGCCAGTAGCTATGCACCCAAAAATCGGAGAAGGTGATGGACTCTTTCTCTTCTGTTTTTTGTTTTTCTTGTTCCTGCAGATATTTTTCCTGATTTTTCTTTCTTTTTTCTGAAAGTGAGAAGTCTCCTTTTCCCGTTTTGTAAGCTTCCTTGAGCTTTGAAAGTTCTATGGCTGCTTTCTGCTCAGTCCATCCTTCACTAGCCCATCCAAGGGTTGGCTGAAATCTTCTACCAGCCGCCGCATAGCGTAAACCAAAGCACTTATCAAATTTAACCCCATGCTTTCGAGTTGCATGCTGGTACCACCGCACACCAGAAAATTTTGCTGAAGTAACCCACTTTCTTTTATCCTTCGCCATACGTCCCTCCAGACGTGCGGTACCACTTTGGTACCACTTTTTGTAAAAAACGATCTGAAATATGGTGATAGTAAAATAAGCTTAAAGTCGTCAAGTTCCTTTTAAATAAAGGGATAATGTGATGTATTGTGATGCGAAATGAATGGTGAAAAAATTGAATGGCATTCAAGAGGCCGTGGGTTCAATTCCCTCCAGCTCCACCATTAAAAATTTCTTAGAATTAAGCCTAGTTATCAGTTTTGATAACTAGGCTTTTTTCGTTGTTGGTGACCGATATACCGAAGACTCACAGCTGTATATTGTGGCGATCCAGTTTAGCATAAAGTGTATTTCGCCCAATTCCCAAGGCCTTAGCTGTTTTGCTGATATTACCCTTATGGTAGTCGAGTGCCTGCCGTATAGTGTTTGCCTCCATCTGCTTAAGCGCGAAATCCGCCCCTTGGCACGTTCCGCAGATTGCTTTGCCGCCTTTTGCCTTTTCAAGGAGATATGGCGGCAAGTGCCGTTTCTCAAGCCATACATCAGACATATTATTCACTGCAAACTCAATACAATTAACCAATTCCCGGACGTTTCCGGGCCAGTCATGCAGCATGAGGGTCTGCTGAACATCCTCAGTCATACCATTACAGTTGATACCGAAGTCTTCACACATACGTTCCAAATGGTATTTAGCAAGCTGAACTACATCGTTCCCGCGCTCCCGTAGTGAAGGAATATTTATTCCCACCACATTAAGCCTATAAAAGAGATCCTCGCGAAATAATCCTTTTTTGACCTGTTGCAGTAAGTCCTTATTGGTAGCGGCAATTATTTTAACATCAACAGGCTGGGGAGTTGTTCCCCCAATCGGAACTACAGCCCTTTCCTCAAGAACTCTCAGCAGTTTTACCTGTTGTGAAAGAGGCATTTCCGAAATTTCATCCAGAAACAACACTCCCTTATCAGCTTTTTGGAATTTGCCTTCCCGTCCCGTCTTTGATGCACCGGTAAAAGAACCGCCTCGGTAGCCGAAAAGTTCACTCTGGATAAGCTCCTCGGAAAAAGCCCCACAGTTCATGGCGACAAAAGGTTTATCAGCTCGGGGTCCTGATTGGTGAATTCCCTTTGCAAACAATTCCTTGCCTGTACCGGATTCTCCGAACAATAGAATAGTGGAAGGAGTTCTTGATGCCCTCGCAGCCTGACGAATAACCTGACTCATGCAGTTGCTGGAATGAAGAATATGCTCAAACCCTTCAGGTGTGCTCTCCGCATAGTTATTATTTGAACTTACTCGATGGGGCGCGGCGGGTGTATGATGGGAAGGCTGGGTTTCGCAAATGGTGACAATAGTATCAAGGCGGGAACCGATCAGGCTGTATACGGTCAGCCCACGGGCAAAGAGATGCGGGTTGGCATGGCAATGCATGGTTACCGGTTCTTGTAGAGAAGTCCGCTTCAGTTTGGCACTGAATGCTTTATAATCAAAGAAATCAGCTGCACACCTGCCCCTCAATGATTCCCACGGGTTACCCAGCAAAGTTTCAGCAGCAGCATTGGCACTCAGAATTATTCCATTTCTGTCCAGAGAAAGAACTCCGGTCATGACAGAATTGAACATAGACGAGAACATTGTCCCCAGATGTCCTTCAAGCTCGGAACAATAAAGGCGACACAATCTTTGCTCTAAAGATCGTGTCGCCTGCAGGACAAGTTCAAGGTTTTTGCTGTGGTCCGATTCTATCGGTCCAGAAATATCAAAGCATCCCCATATACTGCCGTGAGGATCAACAATGGGGGCAGCAGTACAGCTCCAGTTGTGGTGACTGCGGCAAAAATGTTCTTCTCCGAAAACCTGCATAGGACGGCCTATTTTTAGGGCTGTGCCTATGGCATTGGTCCCTACGCATTCCTCAGCCCAGTTGGCTCCGGGGCCGAAATTAAGATGATCAGCCTGCCTCAGGACTTCAAGATCTCCGCATGTTCGGATCACCCGACCCTTGGCATTGGTGAAAGTAATAAGAAGTTTTTTGCCCCGGATAGCCTCATAGGCGGTTTGCTCAACATTTGTGCAGACTTTTTCAAGTGTGGAAGTGTAGGGCTCCAACTGGGACATGGGTAAAAAATCCCAGCAACTGCGCGGGGTGTGATCTACAGCCATATTTCTACATCTGTTCCAGGAATCAACAATGGAATCATCAAGGTTCTGCAGGTCTACTTTTTTACCTTCGACAAATTTTTTCCATCGTGAATAGTCTGTCTGTGGCTTCCGCTTGGGGCTTGAGCAAGAAAAGTTGTGTTTGACAGGCCTGGACGGTTTATCTTGCTGTGGGCTGATTTCAAAGCTGTCACCATCTCTTATGAGTAAATGCATCTCAATCTCCGTGACAAGGCAAAAAAATTTATAATTATTTCTAAGAAACCTGACCGATCACAGCACCCCAGTCAAGTGTTCATAATTCGAACACGTTAAAGAGTTAAAGGTATAGTAAATCTATTTAATATCAATACAATAGATGCGCTTGAACGTTAATTTTCACAGCAATAGACGTTTGTTCCACTACAGAACACAGATTAAGCGTAAATACGATATGGCTCATGTAAGTTGTTGTAATAGAGTGAGTTTATGTCTTGGCATTGCCATTGCAATCCTCCAGCCCAACTACCTAAAAAAATCAGGAGGATTGGTCATGGCTCAAGAAGTGATTATGCCCAAATGGGGCTTAACCATGAAAGAAGGCAAACTTGCCCGATGGCTCAAAGCCGAAGGAGACTCGGTGGAAGCCGGTGAAGCTCTCTTTGAGGTGGAGACCGACAAAATCACCAACTCGGTGGAAGCTCCGGTCAGCGGTGTTCTTGCCCAGATCATCGTACCGGAAGGGGAGGTTGCTGAAGTTCAGGCCGTACTGGCAATCATTGCTGCTCCGGGTGAAACACCTGAAAAAGTTTCCGCAACTACTGCAAGCTCCGGAGAAGCTGCTACTCAGGCGGAAGAAGATAAACCTGCGGAAGCCGGTGTAACTCAGGATGCTCCTGGTAAAGGAGAATTCGTCAAAGCCATGCCTGCTGCCCGCAAGCTGGCTAAAGACTTGCAGATTGATCTAGCTACTGTCACCGGAACAGGCCGTAACGGTTCAGTTACCATGAAAGATGTACAGGCTACAGCCGATGCTCCTTTCAAGGATATCAACGCCAGCCCGAAAGCTATCGAATTCGCCCGCAAGAAGGGTGTGGATCTCAGTCAGGTGACCGGAACCGGTGATGGCGGCAAAATAACCAAGGCCGACATTCTGCGGGCCATGAATCCGGCAGTTGAGCAACCAGCTCAGGCATCTCCGGCAGTTCCTCAGGATACAATCATCCCAATGGAAGGTGTACGCAAGCTTATCGCGGACAACATGCAGGCCAGCCTGAACAATGCGGCTCAGCTTTCTGTTTTTGTGGAGCTTGATGTAACTGAAATGGTCCGGTTGCGTGCGACCCTGCTTGAGAGGAATAAACGTAACAAAGAATACCGTATTTCATACAATGACATCATTTCCTATGCAACCTGCCGTGCTCTTAAACGTCATCCCATCATGAATTCAACCATTCAGGATGACGGTATCCATCAGCACGACTATGTCAATCTCGGCATAGCAGTGGCTATTCCAAACGGGTTAATCGTTCCCAACGTTAAAATGGCCGATTCCTGCACCCTGGAAGAGCTTAAAGAGAAAGTCCGTGATGTCGCCGGACGTGCCCGTAAAGGCGGTCTGGAAATGGATGAAATTTCCGGTGGCACATTTACTATCAGTAACGTCAGCATGCTCGGTGTGGACGGTTTTACCCCCATTCTCAATCCGCCGGAAACCGGAATTTTGGGAATCGGTCGGATCGTTGAAAAACCGGCTGTGAAAGACGGCGAAATCCAGATCAGACATATGATGACCCTTTCCCTGACTTTCAACCATATGACCACGGACGGTGCTCCGGCCATGTCTTTCCTGCGCGAGCTTGGTGACATGCTGGAAAATCCCGGCCTGATGATCGTGTAGGTCTGCCATGGCAAGAAAACGGTTTGCCATCGAACTGGGCTACGCTGCCGACCTGCACGGAGAAGATATGACGAAGGCTGCTGTTCGTGCCGTACGTGACGCGGTGTCACGGATTTGTCTGTGCGGCATTGTGGAAATCTGCGGTCGGGACCGGTTTCAGGGCGTTTATGTTCACGCTGATCTGGCTGTGCCCGGCCCGGAAAAAGTCGACCGTGAAGCCGTGCTT is a window of Maridesulfovibrio sp. DNA encoding:
- a CDS encoding site-specific integrase, which encodes MAKDKRKWVTSAKFSGVRWYQHATRKHGVKFDKCFGLRYAAAGRRFQPTLGWASEGWTEQKAAIELSKLKEAYKTGKGDFSLSEKRKKNQEKYLQEQEKQKTEEKESITFSDFWVHSYWPAQSHKAVGSLGAESALYKKWVSPKIGKTQLIKLEARDIEKVSSTMFAKKKSVASVHYALAVISQVWNLAKRDGLVTGDSPTKKVKLPKKDNRRTRFLTKDEASRLFKELRERSPETHDMAILALYCGLRFGEIASLTWQDIDFENEDIYIRDPKTLVNRKAFFIKPVREMLERRALEPHSNSERLFNTVDGGKLARVSKTYGRIVAEMFNEGIDDSRQKMCFHNLRHTFASWHVQLGTDLYTVKELMGHSNFKMTQRYAHLAPDGLRKAVKVLED
- a CDS encoding sigma-54-dependent Fis family transcriptional regulator — translated: MHLLIRDGDSFEISPQQDKPSRPVKHNFSCSSPKRKPQTDYSRWKKFVEGKKVDLQNLDDSIVDSWNRCRNMAVDHTPRSCWDFLPMSQLEPYTSTLEKVCTNVEQTAYEAIRGKKLLITFTNAKGRVIRTCGDLEVLRQADHLNFGPGANWAEECVGTNAIGTALKIGRPMQVFGEEHFCRSHHNWSCTAAPIVDPHGSIWGCFDISGPIESDHSKNLELVLQATRSLEQRLCRLYCSELEGHLGTMFSSMFNSVMTGVLSLDRNGIILSANAAAETLLGNPWESLRGRCAADFFDYKAFSAKLKRTSLQEPVTMHCHANPHLFARGLTVYSLIGSRLDTIVTICETQPSHHTPAAPHRVSSNNNYAESTPEGFEHILHSSNCMSQVIRQAARASRTPSTILLFGESGTGKELFAKGIHQSGPRADKPFVAMNCGAFSEELIQSELFGYRGGSFTGASKTGREGKFQKADKGVLFLDEISEMPLSQQVKLLRVLEERAVVPIGGTTPQPVDVKIIAATNKDLLQQVKKGLFREDLFYRLNVVGINIPSLRERGNDVVQLAKYHLERMCEDFGINCNGMTEDVQQTLMLHDWPGNVRELVNCIEFAVNNMSDVWLEKRHLPPYLLEKAKGGKAICGTCQGADFALKQMEANTIRQALDYHKGNISKTAKALGIGRNTLYAKLDRHNIQL
- a CDS encoding 2-oxo acid dehydrogenase subunit E2, which codes for MAQEVIMPKWGLTMKEGKLARWLKAEGDSVEAGEALFEVETDKITNSVEAPVSGVLAQIIVPEGEVAEVQAVLAIIAAPGETPEKVSATTASSGEAATQAEEDKPAEAGVTQDAPGKGEFVKAMPAARKLAKDLQIDLATVTGTGRNGSVTMKDVQATADAPFKDINASPKAIEFARKKGVDLSQVTGTGDGGKITKADILRAMNPAVEQPAQASPAVPQDTIIPMEGVRKLIADNMQASLNNAAQLSVFVELDVTEMVRLRATLLERNKRNKEYRISYNDIISYATCRALKRHPIMNSTIQDDGIHQHDYVNLGIAVAIPNGLIVPNVKMADSCTLEELKEKVRDVAGRARKGGLEMDEISGGTFTISNVSMLGVDGFTPILNPPETGILGIGRIVEKPAVKDGEIQIRHMMTLSLTFNHMTTDGAPAMSFLRELGDMLENPGLMIV
- a CDS encoding Lin0512 family protein; the encoded protein is MARKRFAIELGYAADLHGEDMTKAAVRAVRDAVSRICLCGIVEICGRDRFQGVYVHADLAVPGPEKVDREAVLAAIPIGEASLNVTTGGISVPGIEVPCFGAGVSNIVVACAALTISIETDMDSTGNQ